The genomic segment AGCTTGACCACGGTTTTGCTGTTGCCATCCATCGCCATCAGTCCGCCGCCTCGTTCATTGGCATTGTGAAATCGTCGGTCGACACCTTCGCCACGGTCAGCCCGAAGACCAGCGCCACGAAGGCGGCCAGCACCAGGCCGAGCCCGAGGTTGCGGGAAAACCGGCGCTTGTGCAGGTCATGCTGTTTCGACAGCGCCATCACCAGCCTCCCAGCCCGAGCGGCGCCATCGCGGTGTCGAGCGCGATCGCCCCGAAATGCGCGAAGAGATACAGCAGCGACAACTTGAAGAACGACCGCTCCGCCTTGTACTTGTCGGCCTCCGCCATCACCTCGTCCCGCCGCCAGATCGCCCAGGCCCCTTTCAGGAACAGCGCGTTCAGCACGACAGCGGTGGCCAGGTAGACCGGCCCGCCGATCGAGGTGAACCCCGCACCCACGGCCAGCGCGGCCAGTAGCAGCGTGTAGACCAGAATATGCGCCCGCGTCGCCCGGCGCCCGTGGGTCACCGTCAGCATCGGCACGCCGGCATCGTCGTAATCCGAGCGCATGAACAGCGCCAGCGCCCAGAAATGCGGCGGCGTCCACATGAAGATCAGCGCGAACATCAGTACCGATTCGAGGCTCACACCCCCTGTCACAGCGGCCCAGCCGATCATCGGCGGAAACGCCCCGGCAGCCCCGCCGATCACGATGTTCTGCGGCGTCCAGCGCTTCAGCCACATCGAGTAGATGACGACGTAGAAGAAAATGGTGAAGGCCAGCAGCGCGGCGGCAAAAAGGTTCGTCGCCAGCCCCAGCATGATCACGGCAAACCCGGCCAGCGTCATGCCGAACCCGAACGCCTCCGATCCGGTGATCCGCCCCGACGGGATCGGCCGGTTCCGGGTGCGCTTCATCACCCGGTCGATATCGGCATCCCACCACATGTTCAGCGCGCCCGAGGCCCCGCCGCCAACGGCGATGAACAGGATCGCGGCAAAGCCCACCACCGGATGCACGGCACCCGGCGCGGCGTAAAGGCCGACAAAGGCGGTAAACACCACCAGCGTCATCACCCGCGGCTTCAGCAGGGCGAAGTAATCCCCGAACCCGGCTTCGCCGGTCTGCGGGGTGCTGGCTGAAAGGCTTGCGTCGCTCATTTAACTCTCCGGCTGGCGGGTGTCGCCCACCCTACGCGCATTCCGTAGGGTGGGTGCCAACCCACCATTGCCTCATTTCACTCGGCGATCGACGCCACGTCCACATTGCGCGGCGTGCCGGCATATTCCTCGATCGCGCCGTCGAGCCACTCGTCATACTCTTCCTGGCTGACGACCTTGACGGTGATCGGCATATAGGCGTGGTCCTTGCCGCACAGTTCCGAACACTGGCCGAAATAGGTGCCTTCCTTCTCGGCCTTGAACCACAGGCGGGCGGTCCGGCCCGGCACCGCGTCCTGCTTCACGCCGAAGGCCGGGATGGTCCAGGAGTGGATCACGTCGGCGCCGGTCACGTGCATCACGATGGTCTTGTTCACGGGCACGACGACGGCCGTGTCGGTGGCCAGCAGGTACTCGTCCTCGCTGTAGCCGGCATCGGCCAGCTCCTCGCGCGGCAGCAGGAAGCTCTCGAAGCCGAAATCGTGGTCTTCGTACTCGTAGCCCCAGAACCACTGGTAGCCCGTCACCTTGATGTTGATGTCAGCCTCGGGAATCTCCTGCTGCTTGAACAGCACGGGCAGCGAGAATGCCCCGATGAAGACGAGAATCACGATCGGGATGATCGTCCACGCCACCTCGACGGGCGAGTTGTGGGTGAATTTCGCCGGCTCCGGGTTGGCCTTGCGGTTATACCGCAGGATGCAGATCGCCAGCAGGACACAGACGAAGATGACGATCGCCGTGATGATGATGTTGATCATCCCGTCCAGCCAGTGAATGTCGCGGGCCAGTTCGGTGGCGGCCACCTGGAACCCCATGGCCCCCTCGCGCGGCTTGCCGATATTCTCGGCCGCCTCCTGCGCAAAGGCGGGGAAAGCGGTCATCGCGGCCATGGCGGCCAGCAGGCTGGAAAGTCTTCGCATTTTGCACCCTGATCGGTTGAAGCGTTCGTCGTGTATTAGTAAATCTGTGGGCAGGCCGCACGGCAGCCCCTCGTTCGCTGTCGGTAAAAACCATATTCTGCCCCGGCAGACAAGAAAGAGCATTGCGGCAAACGGACGCTTTTTTGATTTAGATCAAGTTTTCGCGCTCCCGGTGACAAGGAAAAACAGATGAGTGACACCCCCTTCCGCCCGTTCGAGACCGCCCTCGACCGCGATCTCGCCCTCAAACGCCTGGGCGAGGCGACCGCCGGCGCCGACGATGGCGAGCTTTTCCTCGAACGCCGCCGGTCCGAGGCGCTGGTCTTCGACGACGGGCGCGTGAAATCGGCGTCCTACGATGCCTCCGAAGGCTTTGGTTTGCGGGCCGTGCGGGGTGAAGTGGCCGGCTACGCCCACTCCTCCGACATCTCCGAAGGGGCGCTCTCCCGCGCGGTCGAAACCGCCCGCCTCGCCGTGGGCGACGGCGGCGGCACCATGGCCGCGCCCCCCGCGCGAACCAACACGCACCTTTATACCGACGACGACCCGATCGCCGGGGCGAGCTTCCCGGTGAAACTGGAAACCCTGCGCGAAATCGACGCCTTCGCCCGCGACCTCGACCCGCGCGTCGTGCAGGTCAGCGCCACCATCGCCGCCTCGCACCAGGAGGTGGTGATTCTCCGCCCCGACGGCACCGAGGTCACCGATATCCGCCCCATGACCCGCCTGAACGTGGGCGTGATCGTCGAACAGGACGGCCGCCGCGAATCCGGCGGCGCCGGCGGCGGCGGGCGGTTGGGCCTCGACGGCCTGCTCGACCCGGCCGACTGGCAGGACAAGACGAAGGAGGCGCTCCGCATCGCCCTCGTCAACCTCCGCGCCGAAGCCGCCCCGGCGGGCGTCATGGACGTGGTGCTCGGCCCGGGCTGGCCCGGCATCCTGTTGCACGAGGCCATCGGTCACGGTCTTGAGGGCGACTTCAACCGCAAGGGCTCGTCGGCCTTCGCCGGCCTCATGGGCCAACGCATCGCCGCCCCCGGCGTCACCGTGCTCGACGACGGCACCATCCCCGACCGCCGCGGCTCGCTCACCGTCGATGACGAGGGCACGCCCAGCCGCCGCAACACCCTGATCGAGGACGGCATCCTTGTCGGCTTCATGCAGGACCGCCAGAACGCCCGCCTCATGGGGGTCGAGCCCACCGGCAACGGCCGTCGCGAATCCTACGCCCATGCGCCGATGCCGCGGATGACCAACACCTACATGCTGGGTGGCGAGTCCGACCCCGCCGACATCCTCGCCGATCTCAAGGACGGCATCTATGCCGTGGGCTTCGGCGGCGGGCAGGTCGACATCACCAACGGCAAGTTCGTCTTCTCCTGCACCGAGGCCTATCGCGTCGAGAACGGCAAGGTCGGCGCGCCCGTCAAGGGCGCCACGCTGATCGGCGACGGGGCGACCGCGCTCCAGAAGATCCGCGCCCTCGGCAACGACATGGCGCTCGATCCGGGCATGGGCAATTGCGGCAAGGCGGGCCAATGGGTGCCCGTGGGCGTGGGCCAGCCCACGGTGATGATCGGCGGGCTGACGGTTGGCGGCTCGGCGGCCTGAGCGGCCCCGTTTTCTTCGAAGAAAACGGCTCGGAAAATTCCAATTTTCCGGGTCACGCCCCCACCGCAGCAGCGCCACCCGTTTTCCGCCCGGAAAACGGGTGGGAAAATGCGCATTTTCCAACCCGGAATTTTCGAAAATTCCGGCACCACACCCGCCCAGCAAGGGAATACCCGCCCCATGACCGACGCGACCACCCCCAAAGGCCCCGACGCCCTCCGCGCCTTTGGCGACAACGTCGCCTTCGGCCGCACCGCCACCGATTACGCCACCCACCGTGCCGGCTTTCCGCAGTCGTTCTTCGACCTTGTCGCCACCCGTGGCTTTGCCACGGCCCCGGCACGCGCCCTCGATATCGGCACCGGCACGGGCACGCTCGCCCGCGGCCTCGCCCGCATCGGGCTCGACGTCACCGGCCTGGACCCCTCCGAAGAACTCATGGCGCAGGCAACCCGGCT from the Roseovarius indicus genome contains:
- the tldD gene encoding metalloprotease TldD, giving the protein MSDTPFRPFETALDRDLALKRLGEATAGADDGELFLERRRSEALVFDDGRVKSASYDASEGFGLRAVRGEVAGYAHSSDISEGALSRAVETARLAVGDGGGTMAAPPARTNTHLYTDDDPIAGASFPVKLETLREIDAFARDLDPRVVQVSATIAASHQEVVILRPDGTEVTDIRPMTRLNVGVIVEQDGRRESGGAGGGGRLGLDGLLDPADWQDKTKEALRIALVNLRAEAAPAGVMDVVLGPGWPGILLHEAIGHGLEGDFNRKGSSAFAGLMGQRIAAPGVTVLDDGTIPDRRGSLTVDDEGTPSRRNTLIEDGILVGFMQDRQNARLMGVEPTGNGRRESYAHAPMPRMTNTYMLGGESDPADILADLKDGIYAVGFGGGQVDITNGKFVFSCTEAYRVENGKVGAPVKGATLIGDGATALQKIRALGNDMALDPGMGNCGKAGQWVPVGVGQPTVMIGGLTVGGSAA
- the coxB gene encoding cytochrome c oxidase subunit II; translation: MRRLSSLLAAMAAMTAFPAFAQEAAENIGKPREGAMGFQVAATELARDIHWLDGMINIIITAIVIFVCVLLAICILRYNRKANPEPAKFTHNSPVEVAWTIIPIVILVFIGAFSLPVLFKQQEIPEADINIKVTGYQWFWGYEYEDHDFGFESFLLPREELADAGYSEDEYLLATDTAVVVPVNKTIVMHVTGADVIHSWTIPAFGVKQDAVPGRTARLWFKAEKEGTYFGQCSELCGKDHAYMPITVKVVSQEEYDEWLDGAIEEYAGTPRNVDVASIAE
- the cyoE gene encoding heme o synthase, coding for MSDASLSASTPQTGEAGFGDYFALLKPRVMTLVVFTAFVGLYAAPGAVHPVVGFAAILFIAVGGGASGALNMWWDADIDRVMKRTRNRPIPSGRITGSEAFGFGMTLAGFAVIMLGLATNLFAAALLAFTIFFYVVIYSMWLKRWTPQNIVIGGAAGAFPPMIGWAAVTGGVSLESVLMFALIFMWTPPHFWALALFMRSDYDDAGVPMLTVTHGRRATRAHILVYTLLLAALAVGAGFTSIGGPVYLATAVVLNALFLKGAWAIWRRDEVMAEADKYKAERSFFKLSLLYLFAHFGAIALDTAMAPLGLGGW